One part of the Populus alba chromosome 18, ASM523922v2, whole genome shotgun sequence genome encodes these proteins:
- the LOC118034255 gene encoding protein SUPPRESSOR OF MAX2 1 has product MRAGLSTIQQTLTPEAASVLNHSIAEASRRNHGQTTPLHVAATLLASPSGFLRQACIKSHPNSSHPLQCRALELCFTVALERLPTAQNLSPGLDPPISNALMAALKRAQAHQRRGCPEQQQQPLLAVKVELEQLIISILDDPSVSRVMREASFSSPAVKAAIEQSLNASSNSNPAANSGIGLGFRAPGAMAVPVPVPVTNRNFYMNPRLQQGSVGQSGAPRNEEVKKVIAILSKSKKKNPVLVGESEPEMVVKEVLKRIESKEVGDGVLKNVHVIHLENEFLDKAQVAARIVELGGLIETRIGNMDGGGVILNMGDLKWLVEQQVSFAGSGGVQQQQTVSDIGRSAVEEMRKLLGRFGEGSGGGKVWLIGTATCETYLRCQVYHPSMENDWDLQAVPIAARAPLPGMFPRLGTNGILSSSVESLSPLKGFPSVTIAPPRCLSENLDPARRMSCCPDCMRNYEQELAKIVPKEIEKSSEVKSESAQPPLPLWLRNAKPQDGDVKSSDQTVAKDQELMLKQKRLELQKNWHDRCLHLHPAYHQPNLGSERIAQPALSMTNLHNHNLLPRQPFQPKLSLNKKPDRTLVFNPNLLPSQPAGRATTPPGSPVRTDLVLGRPKVVEGTPEKEHEDRTKDFLSCVPSEPRPNFNELHSVKLLSKLDADSFKKLLKGLLEKVWWQRDAASAVATTVTQCKLGHGKGRSTGSKGDIWLLFTGPDRAGKKKMASALSELVCGADPIMVCLGSWREDGESVVSFRGKTVLDRIAEAVRRNPFSVIILEDIDEADMLVRGSIKRAMERGRIADSLGREISLGNVIFILTANRLPDNLKFLSNGISLDEKKLASLASGGWQLRLTLSERTAKRRANWLHDEERSAKPRKDLGTALAFDLNEAADTGDDKADGSHNSSDLTVDHEDEDALNNRLLTSATSSVSKELLNLVDDHIVFKHADFSSIRHDISNSITKKFSTIFSNQMQIEIQDEALEKIVGGIWLARTGLEEWTDNVLVPSMRQLKLQLPICANESAIIRLEPDTDSDSRSHGDWLPSSIRVVVDGL; this is encoded by the exons ATGAGAGCTGGACTTAGCACCATCCAGCAAACTCTGACACCAGAGGCGGCGAGTGTACTGAACCACTCGATTGCCGAAGCAAGCCGCCGTAACCATGGTCAGACAACACCACTTCATGTGGCGGCAACACTGTTAGCTTCCCCATCTGGTTTCCTCCGTCAAGCATGCATCAAATCACACCCTAATTCTTCGCATCCTCTTCAGTGCAGAGCTCTTGAGCTCTGCTTTACTGTTGCCCTCGAACGCCTCCCTACTGCACAAAACCTTAGTCCTGGCCTTGACCCACCAATCTCCAATGCCTTAATGGCTGCACTAAAGCGTGCTCAGGCTCATCAGCGAAGAGGGTGCCCTGAACAGCAGCAACAACCACTTTTGGCTGTCAAAGTTGAGCTGGAGCAGTTGATTATATCAATTCTTGATGATCCAAGTGTTAGTAGAGTTATGAGGGAAGCTAGCTTTTCGAGCCCAGCTGTTAAGGCAGCAATTGAGCAATCTTTGAATGCTTCTTCGAATTCGAATCCTGCTGCTAACTCTGGGATTGGATTGGGGTTTCGTGCTCCAGGAGCTATGGCCGTTCCTGTTCCTGTTCCTGTTACTAATAggaatttttatatgaatccAAGATTGCAACAAGGGAGTGTCGGTCAATCTGGTGCACCAAGAAATGAGGAGGTTAAGAAGGTTATTGCTATTTTGTCCAAGAGTAAGAAGAAGAATCCTGTTTTGGTAGGTGAATCAGAGCCAGAGATGGTAGTGAAGGAGGTTTTGAAGAGAATAGAGAGTAAAGAAGTAGGAGATGGGGTGTTAAAGAATGTTCATGTGATTCATttagaaaatgagtttttggaTAAAGCACAGGTAGCGGCGAGGATTGTGGAATTAGGGGGGTTGATTGAGACCCGGATAGGGAATATGGATGGTGGTGGGGTGATTCTTAATATGGGGGATTTGAAATGGCTTGTTGAGCAGCAAGTGAGCTTTGCAGGTTCTGGTGGGGTTCAGCAGCAGCAGACTGTGTCAGATATTGGGCGGTCGGCTGTGGAGGAGATGAGGAAGCTTTTGGGGAGGTTTGGAGAGGGGAGTGGTGGTGGGAAGGTTTGGTTGATTGGGACTGCTACTTGTGAGACATATTTGAGATGCCAAGTCTATCATCCTTCAATGGAAAATGATTGGGATCTGCAGGCTGTGCCAATTGCTGCTAGAGCACCTCTTCCAGGGATGTTTCCTAG GCTTGGAACCAATGGAATCCTTAGCAGCTCAGTCGAGTCTCTATCACCACTGAAGGGTTTTCCATCTGTGACTATTGCTCCGCCAAGGTGTCTCTCCGAGAACTTGGATCCTGCTCGAAGAATGAGCTGCTGCCCTGATTGCATGCGGAATTATGAGCAAGAGCTAGCAAAAATTGTACCGAAGGAGATTGAGAAATCTTCAGAAGTCAAATCTGAATCAGCTCAGCCACCACTGCCACTATGGTTGAGAAATGCAAAGCCTCAAGATGGTGATGTTAAGTCATCTGATCAGACAGTG GCTAAGGATCAAGAACTGATGTTGAAGCAGAAGAGACTGGAGTTGCAGAAGAACTGGCACGATAGGTGCTTGCATCTTCATCCTGCTTATCATCAACCTAATCTTGGATCTGAAAGAATTGCCCAACCTGCTCTCTCAATGACGAACTTACATAATCATAACCTGCTTCCTCGCCAACCTTTCCAGCCCAAgttaagtttaaataaaaagccGGACAGAACCCTTGTGTTCAACCCAAATCTGTTGCCAAGCCAACCAGCTGGACGGGCAACCACTCCGCCTGGAAGCCCTGTGAGAACAGACCTGGTTCTTGGTAGACCGAAGGTTGTTGAGGGGACTCCTGAAAAAGAACACGAGGACCGTACCAAGGACTTTTTAAGCTGTGTACCTTCTGAGCCGCGACCCAATTTCAATGAATTGCACAGCGTCAAACTTCTCAGCAAGTTAGATGCTGACTCGTTCAAGAAACTCCTCAAGGGTCTTCTGGAAAAGGTTTGGTGGCAACGGGATGCAGCATCTGCAGTGGCTACAACAGTGACACAATGCAAATTGGGTCATGGTAAAGGTCGGAGCACCGGATCAAAGGGTGACATTTGGCTGTTGTTCACTGGTCCTGACAGGGCTGGCAAGAAGAAGATGGCATCTGCTCTTTCAGAGCTTGTTTGCGGGGCAGATCCAATAATGGTTTGTCTTGGTTCATGGCGTGAGGATGGGGAATCTGTAGTGAGTTTCCGTGGTAAAACTGTGCTCGATCGAATAGCAGAGGCAGTTAGAAGGAACCCCTTCTCAGTAATCATACTAGAGGATATTGATGAAGCGGATATGCTTGTTAGAGGGAGCATAAAGCGGGCTATGGAGAGAGGTCGTATTGCCGATTCCCTTGGCCGCGAAATCAGTCTTGGTAATGTTATATTCATTCTGACAGCAAATCGCTTACCAGACAATCTCAAGTTCCTATCAAACGGCATTTCGCTGGATGAGAAGAAGCTTGCGAGTTTGGCTAGCGGAGGTTGGCAATTAAGGCTAACCCTGTCTGAGAGAACAGCAAAGCGCCGAGCCAATTGGCTTCACGATGAAGAGAGGTCGGCAAAGCCAAGGAAGGACTTAGGAACAGCACTAGCATTCGACTTGAATGAAGCTGCTGACACAGGGGATGATAAAGCAGATGGCTCACACAACTCAAGTGATCTTACAGTTGATCATGAAGATGAAGATGCCCTCAATAACAGGCTGTTGACGTCTGCAACTTCATCGGTCTCTAAAGAGCTGCTCAATTTAGTGGACGACCACATTGTCTTCAAACATGCAGATTTCAGCTCCATTAGACACGACATTTCAAATTCTATAACCAAGAAGTTTTCGACCATCTTCAGCAATCAGATGCAGATTGAAATCCAAGACGAGGCACTGGAAAAAATTGTTGGCGGGATATGGTTAGCCCGAACAGGCTTAGAAGAATGGACCGACAACGTATTGGTTCCAAGCATGCGCCAGCTCAAATTACAGCTACCTATATGCGCCAACGAATCCGCGATCATCCGGCTCGAGCCTGATACCGATTCTGACAGCCGTAGCCACGGTGATTGGCTGCCAAGTAGCATCAGAGTGGTGGTCGATGGGTTGTGA